A portion of the Acidobacteriaceae bacterium genome contains these proteins:
- a CDS encoding haloacid dehalogenase-like hydrolase has translation MTSSQPLPHTTDAFHQSVLALEPKIAVFDCDGTLWSGDAGSTFMRWTMETRLLSAERTAWLNERYEGYKRGEVNELQICGEMVQVYEGIPVSTLREAAATFFAEHIEKNIFPEMRALITELQARGTDIWCVSSTCDWVIEEGVKRFNIPANRVLAACVAPEGDKASATLLDVPTDEGKVASLKRMQITAPDAVFGNSVHDAAMLAIAREAFPVNPSPALVERSAQESWAVFYPSSVAPAR, from the coding sequence ATGACGTCTTCTCAGCCGCTCCCGCACACCACCGATGCCTTTCACCAGAGCGTTCTTGCGCTCGAACCCAAGATCGCTGTCTTCGACTGCGACGGTACGTTGTGGTCGGGCGATGCAGGCTCCACTTTTATGCGTTGGACGATGGAGACGAGGCTGCTTTCGGCCGAGCGTACGGCGTGGCTGAACGAACGTTACGAGGGCTACAAGCGTGGCGAAGTGAACGAGTTGCAGATCTGCGGCGAAATGGTCCAGGTCTACGAAGGCATCCCCGTCAGCACACTGCGCGAGGCTGCGGCGACATTCTTTGCCGAGCACATCGAGAAGAACATCTTCCCGGAGATGCGTGCGTTGATTACAGAGCTGCAAGCCCGTGGCACCGACATCTGGTGCGTGAGTTCGACATGCGACTGGGTGATCGAAGAGGGCGTCAAGCGCTTCAACATCCCGGCCAATCGCGTGCTTGCTGCATGCGTTGCGCCGGAGGGCGACAAGGCCAGCGCCACGCTGCTGGATGTTCCAACCGATGAAGGCAAAGTGGCTTCGTTGAAGCGTATGCAGATCACGGCACCAGATGCGGTCTTCGGCAATTCGGTACACGATGCGGCGATGCTGGCTATCGCGCGTGAAGCGTTTCCTGTGAATCCATCCCCTGCTCTTGTGGAGCGCAGCGCGCAGGAAAGCTGGGCCGTGTTCTATCCTTCCAGCGTTGCACCGGCACGATAA
- a CDS encoding (deoxy)nucleoside triphosphate pyrophosphohydrolase, with protein MKRPIRKLNGRRAATLAAKPVRHVVAALILRGEGESREVLICQRRPDQPMGHKWEFPGGKIEPGETAEVALARELNEELGIDATIGEKLTTVRHNYRNGASIEIQFFKVTEFRSELENRIFQEMLWSGFERLPEYDFLTADLELIRDLADGKLL; from the coding sequence GTGAAACGACCGATTCGCAAATTGAACGGCCGGCGCGCAGCCACTCTTGCCGCCAAACCTGTACGCCACGTTGTGGCTGCACTGATCCTGCGTGGTGAAGGTGAAAGCCGCGAGGTGCTCATCTGCCAGCGTCGGCCAGACCAGCCCATGGGGCACAAGTGGGAGTTCCCCGGCGGCAAGATTGAGCCGGGCGAAACGGCAGAAGTGGCGCTGGCTCGCGAGTTGAATGAAGAGCTTGGCATCGACGCCACAATCGGCGAAAAGCTGACGACCGTGCGACATAACTACCGCAATGGCGCTTCCATCGAGATTCAGTTTTTCAAGGTGACGGAGTTCCGAAGCGAGCTTGAGAACCGCATCTTTCAGGAGATGCTCTGGAGTGGCTTTGAACGTCTGCCGGAGTATGACTTCCTGACCGCAGATCTTGAGTTGATTCGCGATCTTGCGGACGGCAAGCTGCTCTAA